In the Fusobacteriaceae bacterium genome, one interval contains:
- a CDS encoding dTDP-glucose 4,6-dehydratase, translating to MKTCLITGAAGFIGANFAKYLLKRTKDTRLVLLDKLTYAGNLGTIREELEDPRVSFIRGDICDRELTERIFKNEDIDKVVNFAAESHVDRSIENPKLFLETNILGTQNLLDTARKYWTLGKDERGYPLWKEGKKFHQVSTDEVYGSLKKDYETPRELTLDAEVAGIASGRKNIKTYGSGMFTEHTPLDPRSPYSASKAAADMIVIAYGETYHLPWNITRCSNNYGPYHFPEKLIPLMIKNILAGQPLPVYGKGENVRDWLYVDDHCKAIALVLEKGRPGEIYNVGGFNEEENIRIVKLTIATIKKLIAENPRYQKVLKTDLENIGEGLITYVTDRLGHDARYAIDPAKIVRELGWYPETPFTLGIEKTIRWYLDHQDWVDEVVSGDYQSYYERMYGKR from the coding sequence ATGAAAACCTGCCTGATCACAGGCGCCGCGGGCTTTATCGGCGCCAATTTTGCGAAATATCTGCTGAAGCGGACGAAGGACACGCGCCTCGTGCTGCTGGACAAGCTCACCTACGCCGGGAACCTCGGCACGATCCGGGAGGAGCTGGAAGACCCTCGAGTCAGCTTTATCCGGGGGGACATCTGCGACCGGGAATTGACCGAGCGGATCTTCAAAAATGAAGATATCGACAAGGTCGTCAATTTCGCGGCCGAATCCCATGTGGACCGATCCATCGAAAATCCGAAGCTCTTTCTTGAAACGAATATCCTCGGGACCCAGAATCTTCTCGACACGGCGCGCAAATACTGGACACTCGGAAAGGATGAGCGGGGTTACCCCCTGTGGAAAGAGGGGAAAAAATTTCATCAGGTCTCCACAGACGAGGTCTACGGGAGCCTGAAAAAAGACTATGAGACCCCGCGAGAGTTGACGCTCGACGCCGAGGTCGCCGGAATCGCCTCGGGAAGAAAAAATATCAAAACCTATGGAAGCGGCATGTTTACGGAACATACCCCCCTTGATCCCCGCTCGCCCTACTCGGCCTCCAAGGCCGCGGCCGACATGATCGTCATCGCCTACGGCGAGACGTATCACCTGCCCTGGAACATCACGCGCTGCTCAAACAATTACGGGCCTTATCATTTTCCGGAAAAGCTGATTCCCCTGATGATCAAAAACATCCTGGCGGGGCAACCCCTCCCGGTCTATGGAAAGGGCGAAAACGTGCGGGACTGGCTCTATGTGGACGACCATTGTAAAGCCATCGCCCTCGTCCTCGAAAAGGGGCGGCCCGGGGAAATCTACAATGTCGGCGGCTTCAATGAAGAGGAAAACATCCGTATCGTCAAGCTCACCATCGCGACGATCAAAAAATTGATCGCCGAAAATCCCCGATACCAAAAAGTCCTCAAGACCGATTTGGAGAATATCGGCGAGGGCTTGATCACCTATGTGACCGACCGTCTCGGTCACGACGCCCGCTACGCCATTGACCCCGCGAAGATCGTCCGGGAGCTGGGCTGGTATCCCGAAACGCCTTTTACGCTCGGGATCGAAAAGACCATTCGCTGGTATCTCGATCATCAAGACTGGGTGGATGAAGTCGTCTCCGGTGACTATCAAAGCTATTACGAGCGGATGTACGGCAAGCGGTAA